DNA from Mycolicibacterium alvei:
TGTACCGAAATGCCTTGTTGCAGACCACTGTTACCGGCATGCACTGGAACGGCGCCGCCGCGCACTGGCAGGTGACGACGAATCGCGGTGACCTGCTGACCGCGAACCTGGTCGCCGTCTCACCCGGATCGCTCACCCGGCCGAAACTGCCCGGAATTGCGGGCATCAACGAGTTCGGCGGGCACACCTTCCACACCAGCCGCTGGGACTACGGCTACACCGGCGGTGACGAGACCGGCGGGCTGACCGGACTGCAGGACAAGCGGGTCGGCGTCATCGGCACCGGGGCGACCGGGCTGCAGTGCATCCCGCACCTCGGCCGGTGGGCGCAGAAACTGTATGTGTTCCAACGGACTCCGAGCACCGTCGCCGAACGGAACAACCGGCCGACCGACCCCACCTGGGCGGCCAGTCTGATGCCGGGTTGGCAGCGCGAACGGATGGAGAACTTCACCCGCGTCACCTGCGGGGTCGAGATGGACCTCGATCTCACCGACGACGGATGGACCCGCAACGCGCTCGCCCTGACCGAACCAGCGGTGATCCGCGAGACCGCGCGCCTGGGCCGGGAGATGACGGCCGAGGAAATCGGCGCCTTCCTGTATCGCGCCGACTTCGACGCGATGGAGCGCCTGCGGGCCCGGATCAGCCGGACCGTGCGTGACTCCGGGACCGCCGACGCGCTCAAGCCGTGGTTCAAGCTGAACTGCAAGCGCGCCGGCTACCACGACGACTACCTGGAGACCTTCAACCGGGACACCGTCGAACTCGTCGACACCGACGGCCGCGGAGTGGAGCGGTTCACCGACACCGCCGTCGTCGTCGACGGGGTCGAGTACGAGCTCGACGCGTTGGTGTTCGCAACCGGCTTCGAGGTCGGCACCGAGTTCACCCGTCGTCTCGGGTTCGAGATCGTCGGGCGGGACAACCAGCGCCTCAGCGACAAGTGGGCCAAGGGGATGCGCACCCTGCACGGTCTGCAGAGCCACGGCTTCCCCAACTGCTTCTTCCTCGGCTACACCCAGTCCGGGGTTTCGCCCAACTACACCCACACCGCCGAGGAACGGGCCCGCCATTTCACCTACCTGGTCAAGACCTGGGCCGAACGCGGCGCGGCGACCATCGAAGCCACCCAGGAGGCCGAGAACGAATGGCTGGCGGAGATGAACGAGTCCACCGTGAAGCCCAAGGCGTTCTACGCCGACTGCACCCCGAGCTACCTGAGCTCAGAGGGTGATCGGGACAACCCACACAGCATGCTGGCCAACAACTTCGGCGGCAAGCCCGTCGACTTCTTCGACATGCTGCACAAGTGGCGCTCCACCGGCCAACTGGAAGGGGTGAAGATCGGGTGACCGAAACCGCTGATGCCGCAGCCGCCGGTGCGGCACCGAAACTGACCATGCGGGACCGGCACCGGCTGATGACCCGCGAACACCTGATGACCGCGGCCTTGGAGGCCTTCGCCGAACGTGGCTATGTCGCGGTGACCATCGACGACATCGTGCGGCGCGCCGGGGTCGGGCGGGCGACGTTCTACCTGCATTTCGACAGCAAGGCCGCGGTGCTGCGGGAGCTCCGCGACACCCGGATGACGGTGTGGACCGAAGAACACGCCCCACGCGGCGGCGAGTCGGGGCGCCCCTCGATCCGTGCCTTCTTCGAGAAGGTGGTCGATTTCTACACGTCCGCCCCGGAGCTCTACACAGCCTTGCATCAGGCGCGCGCCGCCGACCCTGAGTTCGCCGCCGCACACCGCGCGACGATGGAAGCCGACGTGAACGACTGGGTCGCCGGCAACGTCATGCCCGGTGCCGCCGAGGGACGGCTCCGGCTGGCCATCGCAATGATGTACGCGATGGTCGATTCCTTCATGCATGTGTGGCTCGTCGAGGGGTGGCCGTTGGATCGCGAGGCCGCCATCGACGCGATGACCGACGCCCTGCACGCCACCATGCGCTGAATGAACTCCGGGGAACGGTTCTGCCGCTAAAGTGCGTGCCGATCAGGCACCGAAAAGGGTGGGGGTAGGGCAATGACGAGCGGAGACGCGGCGGCCACGGCGGGGATGCCACCGGGCGAAGACCACAAACCCAGACGTCGCGGCTTCATGCAGTCGCTGACCGCACTGTGTGTCCGCTACGTCGAGCGGCTGATGCCCGATCCGTATCTGTTCGCGGTCATCCTCACCCTTCTCGTCGCGGCGCTGGTCGGGCTTCTGGTGCACGACGCCTCACCCAGCGGCATGCTCCAGGCCTGGTACGGCGGCGTCTGGGGATCGCAGAACATCTTCACGTTCGCCTTCCAGATGGTCCTGATCCTCGTGACGGGCTACACCCTCGCCGAGGCGCCGGTCCTGAAGCGGGCCATCGTCTACATCGCCGGCAAGCCGAACAACCAGGTCCAGGGGGCGCTCCTGTGCTTCGGCGTGAGTGCTGTTCTCTCCCTGCTGAACTGGGGACTCGGGCTGGTAGCCGGTGCGTTGGTCGCCCGGCAGGTCGCCAAGCGCTTCACCGACGCGCACTTCGGCTACCTCATCGCGGCAGCATTCATGGGCTTCATCATCTGGACACAGGGACTTTCGTCGTCGATCGCGCTGGCCAACACCGACGACAGCAGCCCGATCAACGTGATCCACAAACTGACCGGCATCACCGTGCCGCTGCAGCTGACCATCTTCCAGCCCTACAGCTGGCTGTCGGTCATCGTGGTGTTGGCTCTACTCGCCCTGGCGATCTGGCGGATGGAGCCGGCGGAGAGCCTGGCACCCGATCCGGCGGTGTTCGAGGACGAGGAGCAACCGGAGGACAAAGCCTCGCCCGGCAAGCGAACGTTCGCCGAATGGCTCGAAGACCTGTGGATTCTCAACGTCCTTGTATTCGCCGCAGGCATGGCCTATTTCGTCCTCAGCGGATTCGCCCTGAACATCGCCTCGATGATCATGCTGTTCACGATCACCAGTGCACTGCTGCACCGCACCCCGATCCGGTTCATCCGGGCCTTCACCGGTGCCGCGAAGGTCTCCGGACCGCTGCTCCTGCAGTATCCGCTGTACGGCGGTCTGGTCGGCTTGCTGGGTTATCAAGCGGCCGAAGGGGTCAAGCCACTGCAGACCCTGCTCGCCGAGATGCTCGTGAACGGTGCGACGCAGTACACACTGCCGTTCCTCACCTTCATCGGATCGTTGATCATCAGCCTGTTCGTGCCGTCGGGTGGCGGTCACTGGGCGGTGCAGGGCCCGATCGCCGTCGACTCGGCACTGGCGCTCGGCCAGGACTCACCGGCGTATCTGGGGTTGATCTCCATGGCGGTCGCCGTCGGCGAGGGTGTTGCGAACATGATCCAGCCGTTCTGGTTACTCCCCCTGCTGGCCATCGCGAAACTCAATGTCCGCCAAGTCATGGGCTTTACCGTCGTCGCGTTCTTGATCGGGGTGGTGGTGTTGGGTGCCACCACCCTCATCGCACCGTTCGTCATTTGACCCCGAGCGCCACCTCACCCGGTTAGGGTCGGAAAATGATCGAGGCAACGATGTTTCGCAGCCTGGCGTCGGCCGTGGCCGTCGTCTCGATGCTCGGTGTGGGCACCGCGTGCAGCTCAGGCGGATCGGACAGCCACAGCAGCCCGGAGCCGACAACCACGAGCACCTCGGCGAACGCCGAGGCCACGCCGTTCACCGGCGTCATCGAACCCGTCAACGGCACCCGGGGCACGGTCACCTACCGTGCCGAGTTGCCACAGTTGCGCGGCGGAGACGCCGCGGTGCGGGACAAGTTCAACAGCGGGATCCGCGCAGCCCTCGACGACTATCTCAAGCCCACCGAAGACAATCGCCCGACCACCGTCGCACCCGGCGTCCTCGACGAGGACGACCGCAGCGAGGTCTCCCACATCGGCAACGGCGCGGTAGCCGGTGTGCTGCTGCTCAACATCTTCGTCGACCATGCGGCGCATCCGTTCAACGCGGTGGCGACGACGGTGATCGATGCCCACACCGCCGAACCGATCATGATCACCGACCTGTTCACCGACCAGACCGCCGGGCTGACCACCCTCGTCGACGGCATCAAGACCGAGATCGCCGACGACGAGAAGCTGGCCGGCCAGTCCGCACCCGAACCGGTCGCCGATCAGCTCGCCAACTGGCTGCCCGACGACGACGGCCTGGTGATCTACCTCCCCGTCGCCCATGTGCTCGGCGACTACTACCCGGTGACCGTGGAGTGGAACACCCTCACCGGCTTGCTCGCACCCGGGATGCGGGAGCGGTTGACGCAGTAGGGCAACCCACCCCGTCACGGCCGCACACTCACCACCCCGTGCGCGCCGCGTTCGGCGTCGATCATCGCGTGCGAGACGAACGGGTAGTTACCCGGCTCCGGGAAGGTCAACTCGACGAAACCGCCTTGGGCCGGGAACAGCCCGAGGACCTGGGATCCGCCGGCACCGGGCCGCAGCCGGTAGTCCCCCTCGGCCCAGACCGTGTCGAACTGGCCGCCGACCACGTGGAACGCCGTGCCGCGGTTGGGCCCGGCAGCGAGCACCCAGATCCGGACCCGTTCGCCGACCCGGGCTTTCAGCGGTGCACGGTCGTACTGCAGGGCATAACCGTTGAACGCCACCAGGTCGGGCTTGTCTGCGCTGACCTTGTCGGCGTCGACCTCGCCGCCCTGCGGACCGAGGTAGAACTCGGACTGCACCATCAGATATTCGTGGTCGACGGCCGGCAGGTCCGGCGGGTCGATGACGACGGCGCCGAACATCCCGTTGGCGATGTGGACCGACATCGGCATGGTCGCGCAGTGATACAGCCAGATTCCGGCCCGGGTGGCGGTGAACCGATAGACCAGGCGCTCACGGGGATTGATGGTGCGCATGGGCTGATCCGGCGCCAACGACCCCGCGTGGAAATCGATGGAGTGCCCGATCGTGCCGTCGTTGATCAGGGTGATCTCGAAGACGTCGCCGATCTTGCCGCGCAGGGTGGGCCCGGGGGCGCTGCCGCCGAAGGTCCACAGCCGCTGGGTGATCCCCGGCGACACTTCCCGCTCGACCTCGGTGACCGGCAACGTCACCCGATGCAGGGTCGGTCCGGCGTCGTTCAGGCGTGGATCCCGGGCCACGAAGTGCGGACCGGGAATGTTCCCCAGGCTTCGCGCGACCTCGGCGGTATCGACGGACGCTGCGGCCGGGCCGGCGTGGTGGTTTGCCGACATGCCCGGTGCCGTTCCGATTGCCTTGACCGTCAGGGTCATTCCCATCTGCCGGTGTCCGGCCACCGAGCACCAGCCGTCCAGATCGGAGCCGATCACCCCGGCGTCGAGCACGGCGCTGGTCCCGGGTGCGATCCGTTCGGTGCGGGCACCATTGGCCAGAACCAGGTCGTGGCGGTCGGTGCCGGTGTTGACCAGGGTGATCTGCAGTCGGTTACCGGCGGGCACCTCGATGGTGTTCGGCACGAAGCGCATCCCCTCGACATGCACTTGCACCTCGGTGGTCTGCCCGGTTGCGGCGACCGACGCCTGAGGCGCCGTGGCGATTCCGAGGCTCGACGGGTCGGCGGCGACACCTGCCGCGGCGGTCAGGACGACAACGGCGAACCCGGCTGCGGCCACGCCCAGGCGACGCGGAAGCGGGACCGGCTCGGGGCGGCCCGGTGTGGACTGCACACCGGTGTTGCGTTGGGCCAGCCACACCGCCCGCACCAACAGGGGCAGGAAGGTGGCGTAGGCCACCAGCACCAGCACCGACGAGGCGACCCGGACCAGGCTCGGGACCGGTAGCACGCACACCAACAACGCGGCGTTGGCCATGCTGATCCGCCACGGGGCACCACGTTCCAACGTCGCGATGGCGGCCAGGGCCGAGGCACGACCACCGATCACCACCGGAACGAGGTAGGCCAACGACCCGAACAGCACCTGCACCAGGAAGCCGGCCAACAGCACCGGAGCCAGCGCAGCGGTGACGGCGGTGGCGGCTTCCCAACTGCGGGCGGCCAGCAGCCCGACGCCGGCGTACCCGAGCGCACCGATCAGCCACACCACCCCGCACAGCACCGACAGGGTGGCGAAATCGGCTGGGCGCTTTCGGCGTATCTCGTCGAGGTGTGGCCAGAGCACCCAACCCGCCGCGGCCAGATAGAGCACCGCGCCGATACCCAGAATCTGCGGTGACGCCGCCAGGGCGCCACTCACGGCCACCCCGAGAGCGGCCAGCAGACCCGGCAGACCCCGACGGGCCGCCCGCTCGACCCCGTCGGCCATCCTGGTGCGCAACATCGTCGGCCACAACGTGACCAGGGTGCCGAGCACCATCAGGCCGATCCAGCCGAATACGTTCAGCACCGCATGCGCGGTGCGGAAGCGCGCGGCCAAACCTCCCGGTAACGCCGAATTCGCCATCGCCACACCGAGTCCGACACCCACGGCGAGCAACACCGCGGCCGCCACGTAGTAGTGCACGGTGATCGCGAACCGGGCGGGCAATGCGGCCCGCAGAAACCGCACCAGATCCGTGGCATGCACCAGGGCCACCGCGGCCACCAGGAGGCCGCCGGCCAACACCACCGGCCACCAGAACCCGACCATGCCGACGATCACCGTGACCGCACCGATGTTGAACGCCGTCAATCGCAGCACCTGACCGGGATACGGCGGGTCCGGCGTGCGGCGCAGCAGCGCATCGGCGAAATGTCGGCTCCAGATCAGGATGGCGTTGCCGGCCGCACCCAACCCCAGCAGGTGCACCAACAGCCACCCGGACAGTGGGATGGACCGGTGCGCGAGCGCCACCACCACCAGCGCGACCAGCCAGGCGAAGATCACCGACCCCGCGCGAAGGTGCCAGTTCGAGCGTTTCATGCCGCCACCTTCTCGGCCTCACGGATCGTGCGGCGGCTCACCGAGACCACTGCGACGACGACGAACGCCAGCACCGCAACGATATTGAGCACACCGCCCCACTGCACGGCAGCCTGACTGTCCCCGGCGTCGCCGACCGCGATTCGCAGCAGCAGCGAAACATGCAGCAGCACAACAGGTCCGTACATCATCGGGGTGTAGGGCAGTGGCCGGCGCAGCACCGCCGGCAGGATGACCGGGGCGTGCGCCATGATCATCGACATCACGAAGCCCAGCATCACCGCGTGCACGACGGCGTCGTAGCCGCGGCCGTCGGGAACCTGCCCGATCAGCACCCACGCTCCGGCCGGGACCAGGAGCCAGGCGTAGCCGGTGAGCAGGCACACCGCCATGTAGCGCGGGAGCCCGGTGCCGCGCACCGTGCGGCGGGCCACGTCATGCCACGCCAGCCAACCGATCATGGCGAGCAGGGTGAGGCCGAGCAGCCGGTAGCCCAGGCCCGGCCACAGCAGCGCGGCCAGCGCGGCGGTCAGGTAGGCGCCGGCGATGCCGGCCAGCATCGCCTCGGTGCGGAAATCTGAGTTCACGATGCGGGTCAGCTCGAGGCGTTCCCCGGCGATGGTCAGGATCAGGAACCCGGACAGCCACGGCAGCAGGACCGGCACCGCCAGATGGGCCGACCACAGCAGCGCGGCCCCCACCGCCAGGACCGCGCCGCCTGCCTGGATGAGCACGGCGATGTCGGTATTGCGACGCCACAGCGGCACGTACAGCACCACCAGCGCGGCGGTCCCGATCAGCAAGGCAGTGTTGGCGATCTGCTGGCCGACCGGCAACACCAGCAGCACCGCGCCCGCCCCCAGCGCCGCGGGGGCCAGATAGCCGAGGGTCCGACCGGCGGCCACGGCCCGTTCCAGCGCCACCACGGTGCCGACGAACCCGAGGGTCAGCAGTATCCCGTGCACCTCGGCCACGCCGTCGGCGCGCACCGGGGCCGGCAGGCCGAGCAGCGGCAACGCCGCGTTCAACCCGGCCAGCAGGGCGAAGCCGCCGGGCAGCAGGAGCAGTCCCCGTGCGCTCATGACCTGTCCCCTTGCCGCACAACGGGATTGGGCAGGAACAGGCGGCAGGCTCCGGGTTCGGCGAAGGGCACCAGTTCGAGGTCGCCGTCGATCACCGCCCCGATCCGATCCAGGATCCCCTCGATGATCCCGAGGTGCACCTGACAGACGATGGTCGGGTAGCGACGCGCCGCATCGAGCAACGGACAGGCGCGCAGGGCGATGCCCTCGGCCGCGGCACCCTCGCCTTCCGGGGCGAACCCGAGCCGGGAAAGCACGTCCAGCACGGTCCCCCGCGGATCGTCACCAAGGGCGGCGTCGGCCACCAGTTCTCGGCCCCACTCGACTCCGGCGGTGCGGGCATCGCGTTCCGGTGTGGCGCTGGTGCGGGCGAGATGCCCGGCCAGCGCGGTGGCCAGGCCGGCGTAGTCACTGGAGACGACGGCCGGGTCCGCGGCCGTGGGCCGATAGAGCGCGGCGGGGCGGCCGCGGCCGGTCGGCGCCTCGGTGAGGCGTTCGACGAGTCGGTACTCCAGCAGCGCGTCCAGGTGCTCGCGCACGGTGTTGGGGTGCAGATCCAGTCCGGCGGCCAGCGCGGCGATCCGCACCGGCGCATGCGTGCGCACGTAGTCGAGCACGGCCAGCCGCTGCCGGGATAGCGGCGGGTACCCGGCAGTCGTCGGGGCCGGCCGCGGACCCAAAGGCACGCCCTCTTTATTCACGGAATTAACTGTAGTAAATTGGCGGTACAGAGGCCAGTGGCGGTGAACACAGAATCCGCCAGGCCGGAAACGGAGGTCGTCATGTCCATCGATGAACTGGTCGTCGCGTCCACAGCCGCCGACGCCCAGGCGGTCGAGACCATCAAGAGCCACCACGCTCAACTCGCGGGCAGCCTGGGCACCTTGACCGAATCGATGCTGACCGCCGTCGAGCGGGGCGGCGACGTCGACGCGGCGCGCGCGGCCCTGGTGGAATTCCTCGGCACCGAACTGATTCCGCATGCCCTCGCCGAGGAGGAGTCCCTGTACCCGGCCGCGGCCCGGACCGAGCGGGCCGGCCCCCTGGTCGAGTCGATGATCGCCGCCCATCGGGTGATCGCGGGGCTGGTCGACCAGATCCGGACCGCACCGTCGGCCGTCCGAGCGGGCGCCGCCGCCGAGGCCCTGCGGGTCGTCTTCGGGGCACACCTGATCGACGAGAACGACCGGATCCTTCCGATCGTGGCGGCCGATCCGGACATCTCGCTGGCCGACGTCACCCACGGCATGCATGAACTGCTGGGCGAACAGGACTGCGGGGACACCGGGCACACCTGCGCCTGCGGGGAGCACGACACCGACGATCCGGTGCTCGACGTCCGCGACGTGCCGCACTCCATCAGGCACGCAACGGTATTCGGAGCGTTCGATGCCGTCCCGGTCGGCGGTGCGCTGGTCCTGGTGGCTCCGCACGACCCGATCCCGCTGCTGCGCCAGATGGTCGATCGGACGGCCGGTCAGATCGACATCGAGTACCACGAGCGTGGACCGGACGCCTGGAGATTGCGGCTGACCAGGCTCTGAGAGTGGTTCCGCCCCAATGGAGTATGGCCCTCAGGGTTTCGCCTGAGGGCCATTCTCACCGGTAGCGATCAGGCGTGCTCGGTGCCCGGGTGGAACTGCTTGACGCGGCGCAGCGTGTTCTCGTCGGTGTGGTGCATCTCGGCACCGGTAGCCGCCAGCCGCAGCAGGAGATCCGAGGTGTAGCTGAGGGTGCCGTCGTCGTTGAACGTGAAGCTGCTGGTGAAGTCCTTGATCTCGGCACGCTGCATCAGGTAGCGGTTCTGCAGGATGCCGTAGCTGGGATCACCGGGCTTGGCGTTGAAGTGCAGCGTGCGGTCACCGGGCTGGGCATCGCTGCCGGCCAGGATCGCGATGCCACGACCGAACACGACGTTGCGGATCACCTGGCCGTTGGCCTTGTCCCACAGCAGGAAACCGATCTCGTCGTGGAACGGGTCCATCGCCTCTTCGCCGTGCCGCCATGCGGTCATCGAGTAGTTGAGGCCCCACAGCTTCTGCTGACCGTTCTCCTGGATCGGGATCGGCTTGAACACTGCCTTTTCGAAGTAGCTGGTGTGGCCGGTGATGTCGTCGTCGTTGTGGTAGCTCAGATCGACACCGACGTCACCTTCCCATTCACCGACGAAGGGCGTCAGAGGCCCCAGCTTCTGCGGGCCCTGGATCTGGCTGAGTTCGGGGGTGGTGAGAGTGGCGGTCATTGTCGGTACTCCATTCGGTTGTTGGTTCACTGGGAGAAATCTCGGCAGGCCGGGCAGCGACCCCAGAAGGTCACCTCGGCCTCATCGACGCAGAAGTCGTGGTCGTCACCGGCCTGCAGGCAGGGGGCTTGCCCGGTGGCACAGGGGATGTCGATGACCACACGACAGCCACGGCAGACCAGGTGATGGTGATTGTCACCGGTCTCGAGTTCGAAGAGCGCGCGCAATCCGGCTGGTTCCACGCGGCGCAACAAACCTGCCCCGGTGAGCGCGTGCACCACGTCATAGATCGCCTGCGTCGACACGGCACCCAAGCGATCTCGGGCGCCGGCAGCGATCGTCTCGACATCCGCGTGCGGCCGTTCCACGAGCTCGGCAAGTACCGCGAGACGCGGTCGGGTCACCCGGAGCCCGGCTGTGCGCAGTCGATCCTCGGCGCTGTGCATGGGCCCTCGATTCTGGAGTTAGTCCAGATCATTGTGGATCAATTGTCTTGCGCAATGCAAGTCCTGTGAACTGGCTGGGTACTTGGATCAGCTGCTTCGACGATGAGCGGCCCCGGCCCCGATGAGCCATCGACCCAAATAGAGAATGGCCCCCGGACTGACGTCCGAGGACCATTCTCACTAGTAGCGGGGACAGGATTCGAACCTGCGACCTCTGGGTTATGAGCCCAGCGAGCTACCGAGCTGCTCCACCCCGCGTTGCAAATACAAGGTTACCGGGGTCTTACGCAGAGCTCCAAATCGTGTGCTCAGGGCTTGTTTTTGGGTCAAACCAGCCGCAGATTCAGTCCACGAAACGCACCACCTGGCCGCACCTGAACACCCCGGCCGGGTCGTGCCGCTCGGCCAGCGCGGCCAACCAGTGCCTGGTCTCGGCGTCGTAGACCCGCCCGGCCCGCCCAGCATCCTCGGACGGCGCGAAATTTGCGATCTGGCCGCCGCTGGACCACTGCGACAGCGCGACAATCAGTGCGCCGGCCTGTGCCACCACAGCGGCAGCCGTCGGGGGCGCCAGGACCCCGATGGTGGCCACCGTGAAGGCGGCGTCACGATGGCAGAACGCGCTGCGGTGGCGTCCCTCACG
Protein-coding regions in this window:
- a CDS encoding flavin-containing monooxygenase produces the protein MPQTAAPGPQPAEYDEDWVRAKYAHERDKRLRADAVDQFVEVTADFSHYADDPWAQPLHRDPVRDHVQVLIIGAGLGSLIAAARLQEAGIDDVRIVDTAGDFGGTWYWNRYPGAQCDIESYIYLPLLEELGYMPTERYAHGPEIREHLQAVARHYGLYRNALLQTTVTGMHWNGAAAHWQVTTNRGDLLTANLVAVSPGSLTRPKLPGIAGINEFGGHTFHTSRWDYGYTGGDETGGLTGLQDKRVGVIGTGATGLQCIPHLGRWAQKLYVFQRTPSTVAERNNRPTDPTWAASLMPGWQRERMENFTRVTCGVEMDLDLTDDGWTRNALALTEPAVIRETARLGREMTAEEIGAFLYRADFDAMERLRARISRTVRDSGTADALKPWFKLNCKRAGYHDDYLETFNRDTVELVDTDGRGVERFTDTAVVVDGVEYELDALVFATGFEVGTEFTRRLGFEIVGRDNQRLSDKWAKGMRTLHGLQSHGFPNCFFLGYTQSGVSPNYTHTAEERARHFTYLVKTWAERGAATIEATQEAENEWLAEMNESTVKPKAFYADCTPSYLSSEGDRDNPHSMLANNFGGKPVDFFDMLHKWRSTGQLEGVKIG
- a CDS encoding TetR/AcrR family transcriptional regulator, which produces MTETADAAAAGAAPKLTMRDRHRLMTREHLMTAALEAFAERGYVAVTIDDIVRRAGVGRATFYLHFDSKAAVLRELRDTRMTVWTEEHAPRGGESGRPSIRAFFEKVVDFYTSAPELYTALHQARAADPEFAAAHRATMEADVNDWVAGNVMPGAAEGRLRLAIAMMYAMVDSFMHVWLVEGWPLDREAAIDAMTDALHATMR
- a CDS encoding TIGR00366 family protein: MQSLTALCVRYVERLMPDPYLFAVILTLLVAALVGLLVHDASPSGMLQAWYGGVWGSQNIFTFAFQMVLILVTGYTLAEAPVLKRAIVYIAGKPNNQVQGALLCFGVSAVLSLLNWGLGLVAGALVARQVAKRFTDAHFGYLIAAAFMGFIIWTQGLSSSIALANTDDSSPINVIHKLTGITVPLQLTIFQPYSWLSVIVVLALLALAIWRMEPAESLAPDPAVFEDEEQPEDKASPGKRTFAEWLEDLWILNVLVFAAGMAYFVLSGFALNIASMIMLFTITSALLHRTPIRFIRAFTGAAKVSGPLLLQYPLYGGLVGLLGYQAAEGVKPLQTLLAEMLVNGATQYTLPFLTFIGSLIISLFVPSGGGHWAVQGPIAVDSALALGQDSPAYLGLISMAVAVGEGVANMIQPFWLLPLLAIAKLNVRQVMGFTVVAFLIGVVVLGATTLIAPFVI
- a CDS encoding multicopper oxidase domain-containing protein, which translates into the protein MKRSNWHLRAGSVIFAWLVALVVVALAHRSIPLSGWLLVHLLGLGAAGNAILIWSRHFADALLRRTPDPPYPGQVLRLTAFNIGAVTVIVGMVGFWWPVVLAGGLLVAAVALVHATDLVRFLRAALPARFAITVHYYVAAAVLLAVGVGLGVAMANSALPGGLAARFRTAHAVLNVFGWIGLMVLGTLVTLWPTMLRTRMADGVERAARRGLPGLLAALGVAVSGALAASPQILGIGAVLYLAAAGWVLWPHLDEIRRKRPADFATLSVLCGVVWLIGALGYAGVGLLAARSWEAATAVTAALAPVLLAGFLVQVLFGSLAYLVPVVIGGRASALAAIATLERGAPWRISMANAALLVCVLPVPSLVRVASSVLVLVAYATFLPLLVRAVWLAQRNTGVQSTPGRPEPVPLPRRLGVAAAGFAVVVLTAAAGVAADPSSLGIATAPQASVAATGQTTEVQVHVEGMRFVPNTIEVPAGNRLQITLVNTGTDRHDLVLANGARTERIAPGTSAVLDAGVIGSDLDGWCSVAGHRQMGMTLTVKAIGTAPGMSANHHAGPAAASVDTAEVARSLGNIPGPHFVARDPRLNDAGPTLHRVTLPVTEVEREVSPGITQRLWTFGGSAPGPTLRGKIGDVFEITLINDGTIGHSIDFHAGSLAPDQPMRTINPRERLVYRFTATRAGIWLYHCATMPMSVHIANGMFGAVVIDPPDLPAVDHEYLMVQSEFYLGPQGGEVDADKVSADKPDLVAFNGYALQYDRAPLKARVGERVRIWVLAAGPNRGTAFHVVGGQFDTVWAEGDYRLRPGAGGSQVLGLFPAQGGFVELTFPEPGNYPFVSHAMIDAERGAHGVVSVRP
- a CDS encoding helix-turn-helix transcriptional regulator; the encoded protein is MNKEGVPLGPRPAPTTAGYPPLSRQRLAVLDYVRTHAPVRIAALAAGLDLHPNTVREHLDALLEYRLVERLTEAPTGRGRPAALYRPTAADPAVVSSDYAGLATALAGHLARTSATPERDARTAGVEWGRELVADAALGDDPRGTVLDVLSRLGFAPEGEGAAAEGIALRACPLLDAARRYPTIVCQVHLGIIEGILDRIGAVIDGDLELVPFAEPGACRLFLPNPVVRQGDRS
- a CDS encoding DUF2249 domain-containing protein gives rise to the protein MSIDELVVASTAADAQAVETIKSHHAQLAGSLGTLTESMLTAVERGGDVDAARAALVEFLGTELIPHALAEEESLYPAAARTERAGPLVESMIAAHRVIAGLVDQIRTAPSAVRAGAAAEALRVVFGAHLIDENDRILPIVAADPDISLADVTHGMHELLGEQDCGDTGHTCACGEHDTDDPVLDVRDVPHSIRHATVFGAFDAVPVGGALVLVAPHDPIPLLRQMVDRTAGQIDIEYHERGPDAWRLRLTRL
- a CDS encoding FABP family protein, with translation MTATLTTPELSQIQGPQKLGPLTPFVGEWEGDVGVDLSYHNDDDITGHTSYFEKAVFKPIPIQENGQQKLWGLNYSMTAWRHGEEAMDPFHDEIGFLLWDKANGQVIRNVVFGRGIAILAGSDAQPGDRTLHFNAKPGDPSYGILQNRYLMQRAEIKDFTSSFTFNDDGTLSYTSDLLLRLAATGAEMHHTDENTLRRVKQFHPGTEHA
- a CDS encoding Fur family transcriptional regulator, whose protein sequence is MHSAEDRLRTAGLRVTRPRLAVLAELVERPHADVETIAAGARDRLGAVSTQAIYDVVHALTGAGLLRRVEPAGLRALFELETGDNHHHLVCRGCRVVIDIPCATGQAPCLQAGDDHDFCVDEAEVTFWGRCPACRDFSQ